Proteins encoded together in one Bombus vancouverensis nearcticus chromosome 14, iyBomVanc1_principal, whole genome shotgun sequence window:
- the gwl gene encoding serine/threonine-protein kinase greatwall, whose product MEEAAIDSPNLRLNGNEQINETDDENSCANYNDSESEREILSGECTPQQGSASRQINNSIFNTISKIVNPTAKVPEIQDFKIVKPISRGAFGKVFLGYKKSNSEKVYAIKVMKKNEMINKNMASQVIIERNALALTHSPYCVQLFYSLQSISSIYLVMEYMVGGDLKSLLGVYGYMEESMAAFYTAEVCLALEYLHSHGIVHRDLKPDNMLLSKEGHVKLTDFGLSKISLHRDLEISDLVNCTPSLCARTPGQLLSLTSHLSFGSGQKSTSESNLSDRSTPGVNLLSALQQNCTKTQVSPISVASSIVTSGDYSLVSGITPFQSAEDLQLTKHQKNVIVENMDYDQESSSGSYHTCEATSVRVNSQLNQNLEDEDESTLEAEQSQQPLPHISPLSTCTLTRGAKRKRAASVTTGLTCELNAIDLDLDKTPKRKNRGCIFSRSPINSTISESIKQTNNSTDIAKVQESGRVAFSTPVSFVKQRCYSEENEDKCEERTARLIKTTRFQLPMAHTSQSAPEIPVGDNLDKHRSPQGISPIKTPASSGNSYTPYRTPKSVRRAGVNRSDDRILGTPDYLAPELLLKQGHGYAVDWWALGVCLFEFCTGVPPFNDETPQAVFSNILARDIPWPEEEEALSTAAVEAIDALLTLDQYERPSAQEVRVMKLFQNFAWDEPLKATPPFIPQPDDNYDTCYFQARNIMQHLNVSNCDT is encoded by the exons atggaagAAGCGGCGATTGATTCGCCAAATTTACGTCTAAATGGTAATGAACAAATTAATGAAACAGACGACGAAAATTCTTGTGCAAATTACAATGACTCAGAAAGTGAACGTGAAATACTATCTGGGGAGTGTACGCCGCAACAGGGATCGGCAAGCAGGCAAATCAACAATTCTATCTTTAACACCATATCTAAAATTGTTAATCCCACAGCAaag GTACCAGAAATACAGGATTTTAAGATTGTGAAACCAATTAGCCGTGGCGCATTTGGCAAAGTTTTCCTTGGATATAAAAAGTCAAACTCTGAAAAAGTATATGCTATTAAAGTAATGAAGAAAAATGAGATGATAAATAAGAATATGGCTTCGCAAGTGATCATTGAAAGGAATGCATTAGCTTTAACACATAGTCCATACTGtgtacaattattttattcattGCAATCCATTAGTAGCATTTATTTAGTAATGGAATACATGGTGGGTGGAGATCTTAAAAGCTTGCTTGGTGTATATGGTTACATGGAAGAGTCCATGGCAGCTTTCTATACTGCAGAAGTATGTCTTGCTTTGGAATATCTTCATTCCCATGGAATTGTACATAGGGATTTAAAACCAGATAATATGCTCTTGTCGAAAGAAGGACATGTCAAGCTGACAGATTTTGGGCTTAGTAAAATATCTTTACATAGAGATCTCGAAATATCGGATTTAGTTAATTGCACACCTAGTCTTTGCGCTAGGACTCCTGGACAGCTTCTTTCATTGACGTCGCATTTATCTTTTGGTTCTGGACAAAAATCCACGAGTGAATCTAATCTTAGCGATAGAAGTACACCTGGTGTTAATTTACTTTCTGCTCTGCAACAAAATTGTACCAAAACCCAAGTATCACCGATTTCGGTAGCTTCTTCCATTGTCACGTCAGGAGATTATTCCCTAGTGTCTGGTATTACTCCTTTTCAATCAGCAGAAGATCTTCAGTTAACGAAACATCAGAAAAATGTTATTGTTGAGAACATGGACTATGACCAAGAAAGTAGCTCTGGGAGTTATCATACATGCGAAGCGACTTCGGTTCGAGTGAATAGTCAATTGAATCAAAATTTAGAAGATGAGGACGAATCCACGCTAGAGGCTGAACAATCTCAGCAACCTCTCCCTCATATTAGTCCATTAAGTACATGTACGCTTACTAGAGGCGCGAAACGAAAAAGAGCTGCAAGTGTAACAACAGGCCTAACATGTGAATTAAATGCAATAGATTTAGATCTCGACAAAACACCAAAACGAAAGAATCGTGGTTGCATATTTTCTAGGAGTCCGATCAATTCTACTATCTCCGAATCGATAAAACAAACTAACAATAGTACTGATATTGCTAAAGTACAAGAAAGCGGAAGAGTTGCATTCAGTACACCAGTGTCATTTGTGAAACAGAGATGTTACAGTGAAGAAAATGAGGACAAATGTGAGGAAAGAACAGCACGTTTGATTAAGACAACACGATTTCAACTTCCAATGGCTCATACGTCGCAGTCGGCTCCTGAGATACCTGTAGGCGATAACTTGGACAAGCATCGGTCGCCTCAAGGCATATCTCCTATAAAGACACCGGCATCTTCTGGTAATAGTTACACACCTTACAGAACTCCCAAATCGGTAAGAAGAGCCGGTGTTAATCGGTCAGATGATCGCATACTTGGAACTCCTGATTATCTCGCTCCAGAATTACTCTTGAAACAAGGTCATGGATATGCGGTGGACTGGTGGGCTTTAGGTGTATGCCTGTTTGAGTTTTGCACCGGTGTTCCGCCGTTTAATGACGAAACACCACAGGCTGTGTTTTCCAATATTCTCGCCAGAGACATTCCTTGGCCAGAGGAAGAGGAAGCTTTGTCGACGGCTGCTGTAGAAGCCATAGATGCCCTTCTCACTTTGGATCAATATGAACGTCCTTCTGCGCAAGAAGTGCGAGTTATGAAACTTTTCCAGAATTTTGCCTGGGACGAGCCGCTGAAAGCGACGCCCCCTTTTATACCGCAACCCGATGATAATTACGATACATGCTATTTTCAag CACGGAACATCATGCAACATTTAAATGTGAGCAATTGCGACACATAA
- the LOC117161907 gene encoding serine/threonine-protein kinase VRK1, whose product MTEKVIKRAPKKKGAYKLPDPISVGEILTDMAKKQWILGKSIGIGGFGEIYSAAPYNGKTPKEYTNVIKIEPHGNGPLFVEMHFYMRNAKSDEINSWKQKKKLTTLGMPQYIGSGSHEYKNIKYRFIIMDRYGTDLWKLFEANNRRFPEHTVYKIALQIVNVLEYIHYKTYVHADIKGANLLLDLKSQNRVYLVDFGLASHYTTKNEYKLDPKKAHNGTIEYTSRDAHMGVPTMRGDFEILGYNMIQWLCGSLLWEKDLSDSVTVQKQKERAFDNISEFLDKSFHKSVPSTIYKYMTLLASIKFNETPDYEKFKKILTEGLKQLSHKPDGKLEFNSDVNSQNEVIPKSTPQKVKRTVEKNRRSPRIQSIKNSSPMKNLDDSTVGIVIDKKRGGLKDIKLVLDEIDSDEEYDIKIIKKAKKIPSSVSTYNEKSPVKKNPVKKTSVKSKERINRNRIIESDSEPEITSKGTKSRPINVPSVSLKNTRSQRKNVLMDESVSDEDMFST is encoded by the exons ATGACTGAAAAAGTGATAAAAAGAGCACCTAAGAAAAAAGGAGCATATAAATTGCCAGATCCGATATCTGTCGGTGAGATATTAACAGATATGGCAAAAAAGCAATGGATTCTTGGCAAGTCGATCGGTATCGGAGGTTTTGGTGAAATTTATTCTg CTGCACCTTATAATGGGAAAACTCCAAAAGAATATACTAAtgtaattaaaatt GAACCACACGGAAATGGACCATTGTTTGTAGAAATGCATTTTTATATGAGAAATGCTAAATCAGATGAGA TTAATAGTtggaaacagaaaaagaaacttACAACTCTTGGTATGCCACAATATATTGGTTCTGGAAGTCATGaatataaaaacataaaatatcGATTTATAATAATGGATCGGTATGGCACAGATTTATGGAAACTGTTTGAAGCAAATAATAGAAGATTTCCAGAACACACAGTATACAAAATAGCTTTACAAATA GTAAATGTATTAGAATATATTCattataaaacatatgtacatGCAGATATAAAAGGAGCTAATTTACTATTAGACTTAAAATCTCAAAATCGAGTTTATCTAGTAGATTTTGGATTGGCTTCTCATTATACTACAAAAAATGAATATAAACTAGACCCAAAAAAAGCACATAATGGAACCATTGAATACACCAGTAGAGATGCTCATATGGGAG taCCGACAATGCGCGGTGATTTCGAAATTTTGGGTTACAATATGATTCAGTGGTTATGCGGTTCACTCTTATGGGAGAAAGATTTATCAGACTCAGTTACAGTAcaaaaacagaaagaaagagCTTTTGATAATATTTCAGAATTTTTAGATAAGTCTTTCCATAAATCAGTTCCAAGTACTATATATAAGTACATGACTTTATTAGCAAGTATTAAGTTTAATGAAACACCAGATTAtgaaaagtttaaaaaaatacTGACCGAAGGATTAAAACAATTATCACATAAACCAGATGGAAAACTGGAATTTAACAGTGATGTTAATTCTCAGAATGAAGTAATTCCAAAATCTACTCCACAAAAAGTGAAAAGAACTGTCGAGAAAAATAGGAGAAGTCCTCGTatacaatcaataaaaaattcgaGTCCTATGAAAAATCTTGATGATAGTACTGTAGGAATTGTAATAGACAAAAAACGTGGTGGTTTAAAGGATATTAAACTAGTATTGGATGAGATTGATTCTGATGAAgaatatgatataaaaataattaaaaaagcaaaaaagatCCCCAGTTCTGTAAGTACATATAATGAGAAGAGCCCAGTTAAAAAAAATCCAGTCAAAAAGACTTCAGTTAAAAGCAAGGAAAGAATTAATAGAAATCGTATCATAGAATCGGATTCTGAACCAGAG ATCACATCAAAAGGTACTAAATCACGGCCCATCAATGTTCCAAGCGTATCACTTAAAAATACAAGAAGTCAACGAAAAAATGTACTAATGGATGAAAGTGTTTCTGATGAGGATATGTTTAgtacataa
- the Clbn gene encoding nuclear export mediator factor NEMF homolog Clbn: MKTRFNSYDIACTICELQKFIGMRVNQIYDIDHRTYLIRLQRSEEKCVLLLESGNRIHTTAFEWPKNAVPSGFSMKMRKHLKNKRLESLTQIGVDRMIDLQFGSGEAAYHVILELYDRGNIVLTDHKMTILNILRPHTEGDKIRFAVEEKYNMDHAHQDTMPPIENIQQHLQSAKAGESLKKLLNPLVKFGASVIDHVLLKHGFTLGCKIGKDFNVAEHMPKLILALEYANEMMDFARKNVSKGYIIQKKESKPTADGKEDFIYTNIEFQPFLFEQYTDYPYKEFDSFDVAVDEYFSTMEGQKLDLKALQQERDALKKLENVKKDHGQRLINLEKTQELDKQKAELISRNQTLVDNAILAIQSALANQMAWPDIKVLLKEAESRGDPVASAIKQLKLETNHISLLLHDPYEDSDEESELKPMLIDIDLAHTAFGNATKYYNQKRSAAKKQQRTIESQDKALKSAEKKIKQTLKEVQTIHSINKLRKIYWFEKFYWFISSENYLVIGGRDQQQNELIVKRYLKSGDIYVHADLTGASSVVIKNPGSDSVPPKTLAEAGTMAVAYSIAWNAKVVAGAWWVNNDQVSKTAPTGEYLTTGSFMIRGKKNYLPHCQLVMGLGFLFCLEESSIERHKDERRVRIIDDESEHTDSLIEEDREIELIGDSEEDEQSENKNNLNPIQEESKVDIIMEENNVNQDVSDEENNLVQFPDTQIRIDVSGSKVKLHVDNNQSTVMPQKDLDVIYLGDDKPVIINAVNMQKSSKIKQKLPLKKDNKEKIEIEPKKNDQVVLKRGQKGRLKKMKEKYKDQDEEDRKLSMQVLQSAGAAKENKRKNKNKDPSGPKQQTKKKGMAKPVAPQNIQIVENIEEEDPGPGPEVNMLDQLTGKPVSEDELLFAVPVIAPYNTVLNYKFKVKLTPGTGKRGKAAKTAMTVFMKDKEITSKEKDLLKAVREETIARNIPGKVKISAPQIQKFKK, translated from the exons atgaaaacgaGATTTAATTCCTATGACATTGCTTGTACGATATGTGAGCTGCAAAA GTTTATTGGTATGCGCGTAAATCAAATCTACGATATTGATCATCGAACATATCTCATACGTCTTCAACGAAGTGAAGAAAAATGTGTCCTTTTATTAGAATCTGGTAATAGAATTCATACAACGGCATTTGAATGGCCTAAAAATGCAGTACCATCAGGATTTTCGATGAAG ATGCGTAAACACCTTAAGAATAAAAGACTTGAAAGTCTCACTCAAATAGGAGTAGATCGAATGATCGATTTGCAATTTGGAAGTGGTGAAGCAGCATATCatgtaattttagaattatatgATCGTGGGAACATAGTGTTGACAGATCATAAAATgactattttaaatattttgaggCCTCATACAGAAGGAGATAAGATCAG ATTTGCTGTTGAAGAGAAATATAATATGGACCATGCTCATCAGGATACAATGCCACCGATAGAAAATATACAACAACACCTACAGAGTGCTAAAGCAGGAGAAAGTTTGAAAAAATTACTAAATCCTCTTGTAAAATTTGGTGCTAGTGTAATTGATCATGTTTTATTAAAACATGGATTTACGCTGGGTTGTAAAATTGGCAAAGATTTTAATGTTGCAGAACATATGCCAAAATTAATTCTGGCATTAGAATATGCAAATGAAATGATGGATTTTGctagaaaaaatgtttcaaaaggTTACATTATCCAAAAAAAAGAATCAAAACCAACTGCAGATGGCAAAGAAGACTTCATATATACCAATATTGAATTTCAGCCATTTTTATTTGAACAATATACAGATTATCCATACAAGGAATTTGATTCTTTTGATGTTGCAGTAGATGAATATTTTTCCACAATGGAAGGTCAAAAGTTGGACTTAAAAGCTTTGCAACAAGAACGAGATGCccttaaaaaattagaaaatgtaaaaaaggatCATGGTCAAAGATTAATAAATTTAGAGAAAACTCAAGAATTAGATAAACAAAAAGCTGAACTAATTTCTAGAAATCAAACTTTGGTGGACAATGCTATATTAGCCATACAAAGTGCCCTTGCCAATCAAATGGCTTGGCCTGATATAAAAGTGCTGTTAAAAGAAGCAGAGAGCAGAGGAGATCCAGTTGCATCTGCAATTAAACAACTAAAATTAGAAACAAATCATATTTCTTTACTATTACATGATCCTTATGAAGATAGTGATGAAGAATCAGAATTAAAACCTATGTTAATTGACATTGATTTAGCACATACAGCTTTTGGAAATGCTACAAAGTATTATAATCAAAAGAGATCGGCAGCTAAAAAGCAACAAAGAACAATAGAATCGCAAGATAAGGCCCTAAAATCGGCAGAAAAGAAGATAAAACAAACGCTAAAAGAAGTCCAAACTATTCACAGTATTAACAAACTAAGGAAAATATATTGgtttgaaaaattttattggTTTATTAGTTCTGAGAATTATCTTG TTATTGGTGGAAGGGATCAACAGCAAAATGAATTGATAGTAAAGAGATACCTTAAGTCTGGAGATATATATGTTCACGCGGATTTAACTGGTGCTAGTTCTGTAGTTATTAAAAATCCTGGTAGTGACTCAGTGCCTCCAAAAACTTTAGCTGAAGCGGGCACAATGGCTGTTGCTTACAG taTTGCATGGAATGCTAAAGTAGTAGCAGGGGCATGGTGGGTCAATAATGATCAAGTATCTAAAACGGCTCCAACTGGTGAATATCTTACTACTGGATCCTTTATGATTCGTGGAAAAAAGAATTACCTACCACATTGTCAATTAGTGATGGGGTTaggatttttattttgtttagaaGAAAGTTCAATTGAAAGACATAAAGATGAAAGAAGAGTCAGAATTATTGATGATGAAAGTGAACACACAGATTCTCTTATTGAAGAAGATAGAGAAATCGAATTAATAGGGGATTCCGAAGAAG ATGAGCAGTCtgaaaataagaataatttaAATCCTATTCAAGAGGAATCTAAAGTAGATATAATTATGGAAGAAAATAATGTTAATCAAGATGTTAGTGATGAAGAAAATAATCTAGTTCAATTTCCCGATACACAAATTAGAATTGACGTTTCTGGTTCAAA GGTGAAATTACATGTTGACAATAATCAGTCAACAGTGATGCCACAAAAGGATTTAGATGTAATTTATTTAGGTGATGATAAGCCCGTAATAATAAATGCTGTGAATATGCAAAAGAGTTCTAAAATAAAACAGAAGCTTCCTCTTAAAAAAGACAATAAAGAAAAGATTGAGATAGAACCTAAAAAAAACGATCAGGTTGTTTTAAAACGAGGACAAAAAGGCAggttaaaaaaaatgaaagaaaaatataaagatcaAGATGAAGAAGATAGAAAATTATCTATGCAAGTTCTTCAA TCAGCAGGTGctgcaaaagaaaataaaagaaaaaataaaaataaagatccATCTGGACCAAAGCAACAAACAAAGAAGAAGGGTATGGCGAAACCAGTTGCACcacaaaatattcaaattgtAGAAAACATTGAAGAAGAAGATCCAGGTCCTGGACCCGAAGTAAATATGTTAGATCAGTTAACAGGAAAACCTGTTTCAGAAGATGAATTGTTATTTGCTGTGCCCGTTATAGCACCCTACAACACTGTACTAAATTATAA aTTTAAGGTAAAGCTAACGCCAGGTACAGGTAAGAGAGGAAAAGCAGCTAAGACTGCTATGACAGTTTTTATGAAAGATAAAGAAATCACTTCAAAAGAAAAAGACTTATTAAAAGCTGTAAGAGAGGAAACAATAGCTAGAAATATTCCCGGAAAAGTCAAGATAAGTGCACCGCAGATACAGAAGTTTAAAAAATAA
- the RpS16 gene encoding ribosomal protein S16 yields MQKKQKEPIQSVQVFGRKKSATAVAYCKRGRGNLRVNGRPLELVEPRVLQYKLQEPILLLGKEKFSGVDIRVRVNGGGHVAQIYAIRQAISKALVAYYQKYVDEASKKEVKDILIQYDRTLLVADPRRCEPKKFGGPGARARYQKSYR; encoded by the exons ATGCAAAAG aaacaGAAAGAACCCATACAATCAGTCCAAGTCTTCGGACGCAAA AAAAGCGCAACCGCGGTCGCTTACTGCAAACGAGGCCGTGGAAATCTCCGAGTAAATGGACGTCCCCTGGAATTGGTTGAACCTCGAGTATTGCAGTATAAATTACAAGAACCTATTTTGTTACTCGGCAAA GAAAAGTTCTCTGGAGTTGATATTAGAGTAAGAGTAAATGGTGGTGGTCATGTAGCACAAATTTATGCTATTCGCCAAGCTATTTCTAAGGCTCTTGTGGCATATTATCAAAAGT ATGTTGATGAAGCAAGTAAAAAGGAAGTAAAAGATATCCTTATTCAGTATGACCGTACACTTTTAGTTGCTGATCCAAGGCGGTGTGAACCAAAGAAATTTGGTGGTCCAGGTGCAAGAGCACGATACCAGAAATCTTATCGTTAA
- the LOC117161941 gene encoding chitotriosidase-1 has translation MSKVLFLIAFIVYATAIIEADKKIVCYYGSWAAYRNGRGQFESTDIDPNLCTHIIYTFVGISEDGNVRILDSWLDLPNGRDGYGKFTRLRQLNPKTKALIAIGGWNEGSTKYSNVVANPNVRARFVQNVIKFLKTYDFDGFDFDWEYPNQRGGKLADKENYIAMLKELREEFDKHGYILSVAVAAAEVSASKSYLISQVSQYPHIINLMAYDLNGSWNNFAAINAPLYPSSKESGEQAKLNVNSSVQYWLEQGAPADKLILGVPAYGRSFTLSNSAYNTIGSPTIGPGKAGPYTREGGMLGYNEICEYIKQGWTVQREPEQRVPYAFKDNQWVGYDDVISLEEKAKYVMSKGLGGIMMWSVETDDFHGICGDKYPLLRSINRVLKGYVPPPSPTSTPTKLPKPDPSTVTRPLPTSSTTALPSSTPSDSVCTQEGFVRDPKDCSIFYYCQKAYNKYVISRFRCPTDLVFDTSFNGCNYRYNVPDC, from the exons ATGTCGAAGGTACTATTTCTAATTGCCTTTATAGTGTACGCTACTGCGATCATCGAGGCTGATA AGAAGATAGTTTGTTACTATGGTAGCTGGGCAGCTTATCGTAATGGACGTGGACAATTCGAATCGACCGACATAGATCCAAATCTATGTACTCATATAATCTATACCTTCGTTGGTATTTCTGAGGATGGTAACGTTAGAATATTAGATAGCTGGCTAGATCTGCCAAACGGCCGAGATGGTTATGGAAAATTCACCAGACTTCGTCAATTGAACCCAAAAACTAAGGCTTTGATAGCAATAGGTGGTTGGAACGAAGGTTCCACGAAATATTCTAATGTTGTAGCGAATCCTAACGTACGTGCACGATTCGTTCAGAACGTGATAAAGTTTTTGAAAACGTATGATTTCGACGGTTTCGACTTCGATTGGGAATATCCGAACCAGCGTGGCGGCAAACTGGCCGACAAAGAAAACTATATTGCAATGTTGAAAGAATTAAGAGAAGAATTCGATAAACATGGTTACATTCTCAGTGTGGCGGTCGCTGCTGCCGAAGTCTCGGCTTCTAAATCTTATCTTATTTCGCAAGTTTCACAATATCCTcacattattaatttaatggcATACGACTTGAATGGATCGTGGAACAATTTCGCAGCGATTAACGCTCCTCTATATCCTTCCTCTAAGGAATCAGGAGAGCAAGCTAAGCTCAACGTG AATTCGTCTGTTCAATATTGGCTTGAACAAGGTGCACCAGCTGACAAGCTCATTCTTGGTGTTCCCGCTTACGGTAGATCCTTTACCTTGTCGAATTCCGCGTATAATACGATAGGTTCTCCAACCATTGGTCCTGGAAAGGCTGGTCCTTATACGCGAGAAGGTGGCATGCTTGGTTACAACGAAATCTGCGAGTATATTAAGCAGGGATGGACCGTACAACGCGAGCCTGAACAACGCGTGCCTTATGCTTTCAAAGACAACCAATGGGTTGGATATGACGACGTCAT ATCTCTTGAAGAGAAGGCCAAATACGTCATGTCCAAAGGACTTGGAGGTATAATGATGTGGAGCGTCGAAACGGATGACTTTCATGGCATATGTGGTGATAAATATCCGCTTCTGCGCAGCATAAACAGGGTACTGAAAGGATATGTTCCGCCTCCTTCTCCGACTTCTACTCCTACAAAATTGCCTAAACCTGATCCATCGACTGTAACAAGACCATTACCGACATCATCAACTACAGCACTGCCATCATCAACACCGTCTGACTCTGTATGCACACAGGAAGGTTTTGTTCGAGATCCAAAAGATTGTTCAATATTTTACTATTGTCAAAAAGCATACAACAAATATGTTATTAGTAGATTCCGCTGCCCCACTGATCTTGTATTTGATACATCGTTTAATGGTTGCAATTATAGATATAATGTACCTGATTGTTAG
- the mRpL54 gene encoding mitochondrial ribosomal protein L54, producing the protein MSLLSILRLPRITENIIAIQYTIQVKNYAVVDKKKVKGVKQKIDLPVEEDVNKLLNYVCGSNIYKEGEDIKLKPDSEYPEWLWQIRTEPLKLSDLDPNTKQYWRYIRKMTQIRNNKIIKNKRF; encoded by the exons ATGTCTCTCCTATCTATTTTGCGATTACCGAGAATTACAGAAAATATTATTGCAATACAATATACGATACAGGTGAAGAATTATGCAG ttgTTGATAAAAAGAAGGTAAAAGGAGTTAAACAAAAAATAGACTTACCAGTTGAAGAAGATgtcaataaattattgaattatgtatgtgGATCAAACATTTATAAAGAAGGagaagatataaaattaaagCCAGATTCTGAATATCCTGAATGGTTGTGGCAAATCAGAACTGAACCATTGAAATTATCAGATTTAGACCCAAATACAAAACAGTATTGGAGGTATATACGTAAAATGACACAGATAAGAAAcaataaaatcataaaaaacaaacgattctaa